The DNA sequence GAGTCATGCAGGAGTAATCAACGCTCATCCTGAGACCTTTATTGCAGCCGGTATGGACACTGATCCTGAACGGCGGGAGCTGTTTCGGCAGCGTTGGGAGGTTCCTGAGGTTTATGACGATGCAAGGCGCATGCTGGGAGAGGTAAAACCTGAAATTCTGCACATCTGTACTCATGCGGATTCCCATCTTCATTATCTTGAGCTGGCCATTGAGAACCTGATTCCGGTGGTAGTTCTGGAAAAACCGGTCAGCGATTCCACCCGCAGAGCCCGAAGAATGATAAAGCGCCTGTCCGGAAGCGGGACCAGGGTCGTCGTAAATCACGAGCGGCGTTATTCAAAAGACTATCTCGCTGCCAGGAAATGCATCAGTTCCCTGCGTTACGGACCGGTACGTTCTGTGAATTCCCGGCTTTTCATGGGACGAAACAGGCCTATTGAGTCGGTGCTGCTTTATGATGGAACTCATTTATTTGACATTATCTCTTTTTTATTGAAGGAACCCATCCGGGGGATTCGCCGTCTCCCGGGGATTCCCCGGGACAGCCGCAGTGTTTTTGCCGGCGCCCGCTGCGGGGAGGTTCCCGTTTGCGCTGAGGTGGGAAACGGCCGGGACCATGTTGTCTTTGAGCTTGAGTTCTCCTTTGAAACCGGACGTCTGAGAATCGGAAACGGAATTTACGAAGAATGGGAAAGCCGTGAGTCTCCGTATTACGATGGGATGCGCTCCCTGATTTCTGTAGAAACAGAACCTGCAGGAATAACAGGCTATTTCAGCGGCATGTTCGAAGATGCGGTACGGCTGCTGAAGGACCCGGATGCGCTGGCTCTTTCTTCCTATGCGGACGGCCTGGAATCCTTGAAGATAGTGGAACAGGTCCGTAGAAAATGCAGATAGGACTGCTTGTCATGTTATTGTCCCCGGAGTAGTCTGGTAAAGGTATGGCCGCCTATGATGATATACCTGCCCGCAATTCTCCTGCTCCCTCACTGACGGACTCCATTCTGAGCAGGGTCAGAGGCGCGGCGAAAAAAGAGCGCTGGGGAAAAACCTTTCTGCAGATTGCCTGGACCGCCGGACCGGTGACCTACCTGGCACTGCAGGGGGGCTATTATATGGCATACGGAAAATCGGCTCCCATGCAGGTCTTTTTCTATTTTGCCGGGTACACGGTAATTGCCGCGGTCTTTGCCCTGGCGGTACGCTTTCTCTACAACATGACCAGGGGCAGTGAAAAGGACGCCGACCACCGCAGTCTGCAGCGGGTGTTTGATTTATTACCTGACCGCATTATCGAAGTTAGGGACCTGCAGCTCTCCGACCTGGATTTATTTGGCAGAACGGTCCTGGGGGCTAAATATCTGCTTGAAAACCCCAATGCAGGAGCCGAGGCTGTGGCGACGGCCCTGATGGATCTTACCGGCGACAAGGAGATCGCTGCCGCGATTCGGGATGTGGAGGTCTACCGCCGCTATGGTCTGATTGTCCGGACACAGGAAAAGAGCACGGTCCTTAAGGAGTACCTTGAACGGCACCGTGATCTTCTGGCTGCGACCTCGGAGGAGGTTGCCAGACTGGTCTGGCTCA is a window from the Marispirochaeta sp. genome containing:
- a CDS encoding Gfo/Idh/MocA family oxidoreductase, which produces MIPCAIIGLGRIASLLEDDTRREKPASHAGVINAHPETFIAAGMDTDPERRELFRQRWEVPEVYDDARRMLGEVKPEILHICTHADSHLHYLELAIENLIPVVVLEKPVSDSTRRARRMIKRLSGSGTRVVVNHERRYSKDYLAARKCISSLRYGPVRSVNSRLFMGRNRPIESVLLYDGTHLFDIISFLLKEPIRGIRRLPGIPRDSRSVFAGARCGEVPVCAEVGNGRDHVVFELEFSFETGRLRIGNGIYEEWESRESPYYDGMRSLISVETEPAGITGYFSGMFEDAVRLLKDPDALALSSYADGLESLKIVEQVRRKCR